A window from Vigna angularis cultivar LongXiaoDou No.4 chromosome 7, ASM1680809v1, whole genome shotgun sequence encodes these proteins:
- the LOC108337719 gene encoding uncharacterized protein LOC108337719: MSIYQDVEAKSDTEETQESIILRVHLPDGFAREHVGAKVEYGFARVRVHGERSLGNNIRVRFNTLYQVPEYCDMNKIKGKVDGKTVIITIPTIPDKVPKKEREEPPKEPPQETEANNTVDENQDASTPADDNQEKTKSTNENEEEVDHETSTPPNATQEEAMHQKGQGEVEEKSATTQVKSEKPVDQEKSTPTKDTEESKSQEGQEETPPKDDSTKVDHDGSSSTPEEHTKESMPQKGQEETPQEATCSTNDKLQGEEKQKAIGKEESEEEHSRKGLESGKAHEKDEEIKEERKGLRTFEGEKMNGKIGNDVGDKGDEKNMPESTRSRIKEVAASASQAVTGLAKRFNEEDKQKMIYMGAAVLVVALGVYATYKLRLRRQ; encoded by the exons ATGTCCATCTACCAAGATGTGGAAGCCAAATCTGATACAGAGGAAACGCAGGAATCAATCATCCTGCGCGTTCATCTTCCTGATG GTTTTGCACGTGAGCATGTGGGTGCTAAGGTTGAATACGGTTTTGCAAGGGTTAGAGTTCACGGTGAACGATCTCTTGGGAACAATATAAGGGTCCGCTTCAATACATTGTATCAAGTTCCAGAATATTGTGACATGAACAAGATTAAGGGAAAGGTTGATGGAAAAACTGTCATCATAACAATACCAACTATTCCAGATAAAGTCCCtaaaaaggagagagaagaacCTCCTAAAGAACCACCACAAGAAACAGAAGCAAACAACACTGTGGATGAAAACCAAGATGCTTCTACTCCTGCAGATGATAACCAGGAGAAAACCAAATCAACAAATGAGAATGAAGAAGAGGTTGATCATGAGACTTCAACTCCACCAAATGCCACACAAGAAGAGGCTATGCATCAAAAGGGTCAAGGGGAAGTTGAAGAAAAATCTGCAACAACCCAAGTTAAAAGTGAAAAACCAGTTGATCAAGAGAAATCAACCCCAACAAAGGACACAGAAGAGTCTAAATCTCAAGAGGGTCAAGAAGAAACCCCCCCAAAAGATGATAGTACAAAAGTTGATCATGATGGATCAAGTTCAACCCCAGAAGAACATACAAAGGAATCTATGCCTCAAAAGGGTCAAGAGGAAACTCCCCAAGAAGCTACCTGTTCAACCAATGACAAGCTTCAGGGAGAGGAAAAGCAAAAGGCTATTGGAAaggaagaaagtgaagaagagCATTCCAGGAAGGGATTGGAATCAGGAAAGGCACATGAAAAGGATGAGGAaatcaaagaagaaagaaaagggttGAGAACATTTGAAGGAGAGAAAATGAATGGTAAAATTGGCAATGATGTTGGAGACAAGGGTGATGAAAAGAACATGCCTGAATCAACAAGGTCTAGAATTAAGGAAGTGGCTGCTTCTGCTTCTCAAGCTGTGACTGGTCTAGCTAAGAGGTTCAATGAAGAGGATAAACAAAAGATGATATACATGGGTGCAGCAGTTCTTGTGGTGGCCCTAGGAGTTTATGCTACCTACAAGCTTCGCTTACGTAGACAGTAG
- the LOC108338732 gene encoding protein RBL-like isoform X1 has protein sequence MMNASIIDPLQGDFPEVIEEYLEHGCMKCIAFNRRGTLLAAGCNDGSCVIWDFETRGISKILHDNECSSPITSICWSKYGHRILVSAADKSLILWDVMSGKKITRIVLQQTPLQARLHPGSSTPSLCLACPLSCAPMIVDLNTGNTTLLKVSVSETSNGLIPPSRNKSSDGITSFTPTAACFNKYGTLVYLGNSKGEILVIDYKNGEVRAVVPITGGSVVKNIVFSRNGQYLLTNSNDRVIRIYENLLPLKDEVRTLDELNENCGDVNNSEKLKAIGSKCLILFREFQDAITKVHWKAPCFSGDGEWVVGGSACKGEHKIYIWDRAGHLVKILEGPKEALIDLAWHPVHPFVVSVSLNGFVYIWAKDYTENWSAFAPDFKELEENEEYVEREDEFDLIPDTEKVKGPDVNEDEEVDIVSVEKDATFSDSDMSQEELCFLPATPSRDPLEQQDKCAESSSKLLDSNNTGSPSEEAGPNGLMMNHASSLLEDDAGRFKRKRKPSEKVLELQAEKVKKSSKSSKLAKPKSKSLVDQDNGPYKEMNPFETKVY, from the exons ATGATGAACGCCTCCATCATTG ATCCGTTGCAGGGTGATTTCCCAGAAGTCATAGAGGAGTATTTGGAACATGGCTGTATGAAATGCATTGCCTTTAATCGCCGTGGTACCCTTCTCGCAG CTGGGTGCAATGATGGAAGTTGTGTTATTTGGGATTTCGAAACAAGAGGCATCTCTAAGATTCTTCATGATAATGAATGTTCTTCCCCCATAACCAGCATCTGTTGGTCAAAGTATGGTCATCGAATTCTGGTATCTGCTGCTGACAAATCATTAATTTTGTGGGATGTTATGAGTGGTAAGAAGATAACACGAATAGTTTTGCAACAAACCCCTCTACAAGCGCGTCTTCATCCAGGATCTTCAACACCATCTCTTTGCTTAGCATGTCCTCTTTCATGTGCTCCTATGATTGTTGACCTGAATACAGGAAACACAACTTTGCTTAAGGTTTCTGTGTCAGAGACAAGCAATGGACTAATCCCTCCCTCACGCAATAAGTCTTCTGATGGAATCACCTCCTTTACACCAACCGCTGCTTGTTTTAACAAGTACGGGACTCTGGTTTATTTGGGAAACTCAAAAGGTGAAATTCTTGTTATTGATTACAAAAATGGTGAAGTGCGTGCTGTAGTCCCAATCACTGGTGGTTCTGTTGTAAAGAACATTGTGTTCAGCAGGAATGGGCAGTATCTACTCACGAACTCCAATGATCGAGTAATAAGGATCTATGAAAACCTTCTGCCCCTGAAAGACGAGGTCAGAACCCTTGATGAACTGAATGAGAACTGTGGTGATGTAAATAACAGTGAGAAGTTGAAGGCCATTGggtcaaaatgtttaattttgttcCGTGAATTTCAAGATGCCATCACAAAGGTACACTGGAAAGCCCCTTGTTTCAGTGGTGATGGTGAGTGGGTAGTCGGTGGTTCTGCTTGCAAAGGTGAGCACAAGATTTACATATGGGATAGAGCTGGGCATCTTGTGAAAATCCTTGAAGGACCAAAGGAAGCTCTTATCGATCTAGCATGGCATCCTGTACATCCTTTTGTTGTATCTGTTTCCTTGAATGGCTTTGTTTATATATGGGCAAAAGATTATACCGAGAATTGGAGTGCATTTGCTCCTGACTTCAAGGAGCTTGAGGAAAATGAAGAGTATGTAGAGcgtgaagatgaatttgatctGATTCCTGACACTGAGAAG GTGAAAGGTCCTGATGTAAATGAAGATGAGGAAGTTGACATCGTATCAGTGGAGAAAGATGCCACTTTCAGTGATTCTGATATGTCTCAAGAAGAGCTATGTTTCTTGCCAGCAACCCCTAGTCGTGATCCTCTGGAACAGCAAGACAAGTGTGCAGAAAGTTCTTCAAAGTTGTTGGACAGCAATAACACTGGATCCCCTTCAGAAGAAGCTGGACCAAATGGACTTATGATGAATCACGCATCCAGTCTTCTTGAAG ACGATGCTGGGCGctttaaaagaaagagaaaacctTCAGAGAAGGTGTTGGAATTGCAAGCAGAAAAAGTTAAGAAATCTTCAAAATCAAGCAAATTGGCAAAACCCAAGAGCAAATCTTTGGTTGATCAAGATAATG GTCCATACAAAGAAATGAACCCATTTGAAACAAAAGTGTATTGA
- the LOC108338732 gene encoding protein RBL-like isoform X5, whose amino-acid sequence MMNASIIDPLQGDFPEVIEEYLEHGCMKCIAFNRRGTLLAAGCNDGSCVIWDFETRGISKILHDNECSSPITSICWSKYGHRILVSAADKSLILWDVMSGKKITRIVLQQTPLQARLHPGSSTPSLCLACPLSCAPMIVDLNTGNTTLLKVSVSETSNGLIPPSRNKSSDGITSFTPTAACFNKYGTLVYLGNSKGEILVIDYKNGEVRAVVPITGGSVVKNIVFSRNGQYLLTNSNDRVIRIYENLLPLKDEVRTLDELNENCGDVNNSEKLKAIGSKCLILFREFQDAITKVHWKAPCFSGDGEWVVGGSACKGEHKIYIWDRAGHLVKILEGPKEALIDLAWHPVHPFVVSVSLNGFVYIWAKDYTENWSAFAPDFKELEENEEYVEREDEFDLIPDTEKVKGPDVNEDEEVDIVSVEKDATFSDSDMSQEELCFLPATPSRDPLEQQDKCAESSSKLLDSNNTGSPSEEAGPNGLMMNHASSLLEDDAGRFKRKRKPSEKVLELQAEKVKKSSKSSKLAKPKSKSLVDQDNGSG is encoded by the exons ATGATGAACGCCTCCATCATTG ATCCGTTGCAGGGTGATTTCCCAGAAGTCATAGAGGAGTATTTGGAACATGGCTGTATGAAATGCATTGCCTTTAATCGCCGTGGTACCCTTCTCGCAG CTGGGTGCAATGATGGAAGTTGTGTTATTTGGGATTTCGAAACAAGAGGCATCTCTAAGATTCTTCATGATAATGAATGTTCTTCCCCCATAACCAGCATCTGTTGGTCAAAGTATGGTCATCGAATTCTGGTATCTGCTGCTGACAAATCATTAATTTTGTGGGATGTTATGAGTGGTAAGAAGATAACACGAATAGTTTTGCAACAAACCCCTCTACAAGCGCGTCTTCATCCAGGATCTTCAACACCATCTCTTTGCTTAGCATGTCCTCTTTCATGTGCTCCTATGATTGTTGACCTGAATACAGGAAACACAACTTTGCTTAAGGTTTCTGTGTCAGAGACAAGCAATGGACTAATCCCTCCCTCACGCAATAAGTCTTCTGATGGAATCACCTCCTTTACACCAACCGCTGCTTGTTTTAACAAGTACGGGACTCTGGTTTATTTGGGAAACTCAAAAGGTGAAATTCTTGTTATTGATTACAAAAATGGTGAAGTGCGTGCTGTAGTCCCAATCACTGGTGGTTCTGTTGTAAAGAACATTGTGTTCAGCAGGAATGGGCAGTATCTACTCACGAACTCCAATGATCGAGTAATAAGGATCTATGAAAACCTTCTGCCCCTGAAAGACGAGGTCAGAACCCTTGATGAACTGAATGAGAACTGTGGTGATGTAAATAACAGTGAGAAGTTGAAGGCCATTGggtcaaaatgtttaattttgttcCGTGAATTTCAAGATGCCATCACAAAGGTACACTGGAAAGCCCCTTGTTTCAGTGGTGATGGTGAGTGGGTAGTCGGTGGTTCTGCTTGCAAAGGTGAGCACAAGATTTACATATGGGATAGAGCTGGGCATCTTGTGAAAATCCTTGAAGGACCAAAGGAAGCTCTTATCGATCTAGCATGGCATCCTGTACATCCTTTTGTTGTATCTGTTTCCTTGAATGGCTTTGTTTATATATGGGCAAAAGATTATACCGAGAATTGGAGTGCATTTGCTCCTGACTTCAAGGAGCTTGAGGAAAATGAAGAGTATGTAGAGcgtgaagatgaatttgatctGATTCCTGACACTGAGAAG GTGAAAGGTCCTGATGTAAATGAAGATGAGGAAGTTGACATCGTATCAGTGGAGAAAGATGCCACTTTCAGTGATTCTGATATGTCTCAAGAAGAGCTATGTTTCTTGCCAGCAACCCCTAGTCGTGATCCTCTGGAACAGCAAGACAAGTGTGCAGAAAGTTCTTCAAAGTTGTTGGACAGCAATAACACTGGATCCCCTTCAGAAGAAGCTGGACCAAATGGACTTATGATGAATCACGCATCCAGTCTTCTTGAAG ACGATGCTGGGCGctttaaaagaaagagaaaacctTCAGAGAAGGTGTTGGAATTGCAAGCAGAAAAAGTTAAGAAATCTTCAAAATCAAGCAAATTGGCAAAACCCAAGAGCAAATCTTTGGTTGATCAAGATAATG GTTCAGGCTAG
- the LOC108338732 gene encoding protein RBL-like isoform X3, producing MMNASIIDPLQGDFPEVIEEYLEHGCMKCIAFNRRGTLLAAGCNDGSCVIWDFETRGISKILHDNECSSPITSICWSKYGHRILVSAADKSLILWDVMSGKKITRIVLQQTPLQARLHPGSSTPSLCLACPLSCAPMIVDLNTGNTTLLKVSVSETSNGLIPPSRNKSSDGITSFTPTAACFNKYGTLVYLGNSKGEILVIDYKNGEVRAVVPITGGSVVKNIVFSRNGQYLLTNSNDRVIRIYENLLPLKDEVRTLDELNENCGDVNNSEKLKAIGSKCLILFREFQDAITKVHWKAPCFSGDGEWVVGGSACKGEHKIYIWDRAGHLVKILEGPKEALIDLAWHPVHPFVVSVSLNGFVYIWAKDYTENWSAFAPDFKELEENEEYVEREDEFDLIPDTEKVKGPDVNEDEEVDIVSVEKDATFSDSDMSQEELCFLPATPSRDPLEQQDKCAESSSKLLDSNNTGSPSEEAGPNGLMMNHASSLLEDDAGRFKRKRKPSEKVLELQAEKVKKSSKSSKLAKPKSKSLVDQDNGIMDLF from the exons ATGATGAACGCCTCCATCATTG ATCCGTTGCAGGGTGATTTCCCAGAAGTCATAGAGGAGTATTTGGAACATGGCTGTATGAAATGCATTGCCTTTAATCGCCGTGGTACCCTTCTCGCAG CTGGGTGCAATGATGGAAGTTGTGTTATTTGGGATTTCGAAACAAGAGGCATCTCTAAGATTCTTCATGATAATGAATGTTCTTCCCCCATAACCAGCATCTGTTGGTCAAAGTATGGTCATCGAATTCTGGTATCTGCTGCTGACAAATCATTAATTTTGTGGGATGTTATGAGTGGTAAGAAGATAACACGAATAGTTTTGCAACAAACCCCTCTACAAGCGCGTCTTCATCCAGGATCTTCAACACCATCTCTTTGCTTAGCATGTCCTCTTTCATGTGCTCCTATGATTGTTGACCTGAATACAGGAAACACAACTTTGCTTAAGGTTTCTGTGTCAGAGACAAGCAATGGACTAATCCCTCCCTCACGCAATAAGTCTTCTGATGGAATCACCTCCTTTACACCAACCGCTGCTTGTTTTAACAAGTACGGGACTCTGGTTTATTTGGGAAACTCAAAAGGTGAAATTCTTGTTATTGATTACAAAAATGGTGAAGTGCGTGCTGTAGTCCCAATCACTGGTGGTTCTGTTGTAAAGAACATTGTGTTCAGCAGGAATGGGCAGTATCTACTCACGAACTCCAATGATCGAGTAATAAGGATCTATGAAAACCTTCTGCCCCTGAAAGACGAGGTCAGAACCCTTGATGAACTGAATGAGAACTGTGGTGATGTAAATAACAGTGAGAAGTTGAAGGCCATTGggtcaaaatgtttaattttgttcCGTGAATTTCAAGATGCCATCACAAAGGTACACTGGAAAGCCCCTTGTTTCAGTGGTGATGGTGAGTGGGTAGTCGGTGGTTCTGCTTGCAAAGGTGAGCACAAGATTTACATATGGGATAGAGCTGGGCATCTTGTGAAAATCCTTGAAGGACCAAAGGAAGCTCTTATCGATCTAGCATGGCATCCTGTACATCCTTTTGTTGTATCTGTTTCCTTGAATGGCTTTGTTTATATATGGGCAAAAGATTATACCGAGAATTGGAGTGCATTTGCTCCTGACTTCAAGGAGCTTGAGGAAAATGAAGAGTATGTAGAGcgtgaagatgaatttgatctGATTCCTGACACTGAGAAG GTGAAAGGTCCTGATGTAAATGAAGATGAGGAAGTTGACATCGTATCAGTGGAGAAAGATGCCACTTTCAGTGATTCTGATATGTCTCAAGAAGAGCTATGTTTCTTGCCAGCAACCCCTAGTCGTGATCCTCTGGAACAGCAAGACAAGTGTGCAGAAAGTTCTTCAAAGTTGTTGGACAGCAATAACACTGGATCCCCTTCAGAAGAAGCTGGACCAAATGGACTTATGATGAATCACGCATCCAGTCTTCTTGAAG ACGATGCTGGGCGctttaaaagaaagagaaaacctTCAGAGAAGGTGTTGGAATTGCAAGCAGAAAAAGTTAAGAAATCTTCAAAATCAAGCAAATTGGCAAAACCCAAGAGCAAATCTTTGGTTGATCAAGATAATG GTATTATGGACCTTTTCTAG
- the LOC108338732 gene encoding protein RBL-like isoform X4 yields MMNASIIDPLQGDFPEVIEEYLEHGCMKCIAFNRRGTLLAAGCNDGSCVIWDFETRGISKILHDNECSSPITSICWSKYGHRILVSAADKSLILWDVMSGKKITRIVLQQTPLQARLHPGSSTPSLCLACPLSCAPMIVDLNTGNTTLLKVSVSETSNGLIPPSRNKSSDGITSFTPTAACFNKYGTLVYLGNSKGEILVIDYKNGEVRAVVPITGGSVVKNIVFSRNGQYLLTNSNDRVIRIYENLLPLKDEVRTLDELNENCGDVNNSEKLKAIGSKCLILFREFQDAITKVHWKAPCFSGDGEWVVGGSACKGEHKIYIWDRAGHLVKILEGPKEALIDLAWHPVHPFVVSVSLNGFVYIWAKDYTENWSAFAPDFKELEENEEYVEREDEFDLIPDTEKVKGPDVNEDEEVDIVSVEKDATFSDSDMSQEELCFLPATPSRDPLEQQDKCAESSSKLLDSNNTGSPSEEAGPNGLMMNHASSLLEDDAGRFKRKRKPSEKVLELQAEKVKKSSKSSKLAKPKSKSLVDQDNVMEVA; encoded by the exons ATGATGAACGCCTCCATCATTG ATCCGTTGCAGGGTGATTTCCCAGAAGTCATAGAGGAGTATTTGGAACATGGCTGTATGAAATGCATTGCCTTTAATCGCCGTGGTACCCTTCTCGCAG CTGGGTGCAATGATGGAAGTTGTGTTATTTGGGATTTCGAAACAAGAGGCATCTCTAAGATTCTTCATGATAATGAATGTTCTTCCCCCATAACCAGCATCTGTTGGTCAAAGTATGGTCATCGAATTCTGGTATCTGCTGCTGACAAATCATTAATTTTGTGGGATGTTATGAGTGGTAAGAAGATAACACGAATAGTTTTGCAACAAACCCCTCTACAAGCGCGTCTTCATCCAGGATCTTCAACACCATCTCTTTGCTTAGCATGTCCTCTTTCATGTGCTCCTATGATTGTTGACCTGAATACAGGAAACACAACTTTGCTTAAGGTTTCTGTGTCAGAGACAAGCAATGGACTAATCCCTCCCTCACGCAATAAGTCTTCTGATGGAATCACCTCCTTTACACCAACCGCTGCTTGTTTTAACAAGTACGGGACTCTGGTTTATTTGGGAAACTCAAAAGGTGAAATTCTTGTTATTGATTACAAAAATGGTGAAGTGCGTGCTGTAGTCCCAATCACTGGTGGTTCTGTTGTAAAGAACATTGTGTTCAGCAGGAATGGGCAGTATCTACTCACGAACTCCAATGATCGAGTAATAAGGATCTATGAAAACCTTCTGCCCCTGAAAGACGAGGTCAGAACCCTTGATGAACTGAATGAGAACTGTGGTGATGTAAATAACAGTGAGAAGTTGAAGGCCATTGggtcaaaatgtttaattttgttcCGTGAATTTCAAGATGCCATCACAAAGGTACACTGGAAAGCCCCTTGTTTCAGTGGTGATGGTGAGTGGGTAGTCGGTGGTTCTGCTTGCAAAGGTGAGCACAAGATTTACATATGGGATAGAGCTGGGCATCTTGTGAAAATCCTTGAAGGACCAAAGGAAGCTCTTATCGATCTAGCATGGCATCCTGTACATCCTTTTGTTGTATCTGTTTCCTTGAATGGCTTTGTTTATATATGGGCAAAAGATTATACCGAGAATTGGAGTGCATTTGCTCCTGACTTCAAGGAGCTTGAGGAAAATGAAGAGTATGTAGAGcgtgaagatgaatttgatctGATTCCTGACACTGAGAAG GTGAAAGGTCCTGATGTAAATGAAGATGAGGAAGTTGACATCGTATCAGTGGAGAAAGATGCCACTTTCAGTGATTCTGATATGTCTCAAGAAGAGCTATGTTTCTTGCCAGCAACCCCTAGTCGTGATCCTCTGGAACAGCAAGACAAGTGTGCAGAAAGTTCTTCAAAGTTGTTGGACAGCAATAACACTGGATCCCCTTCAGAAGAAGCTGGACCAAATGGACTTATGATGAATCACGCATCCAGTCTTCTTGAAG ACGATGCTGGGCGctttaaaagaaagagaaaacctTCAGAGAAGGTGTTGGAATTGCAAGCAGAAAAAGTTAAGAAATCTTCAAAATCAAGCAAATTGGCAAAACCCAAGAGCAAATCTTTGGTTGATCAAGATAATG TTATGGAAGTGGCATGA
- the LOC108338732 gene encoding protein RBL-like isoform X2, translating to MMNASIIDPLQGDFPEVIEEYLEHGCMKCIAFNRRGTLLAAGCNDGSCVIWDFETRGISKILHDNECSSPITSICWSKYGHRILVSAADKSLILWDVMSGKKITRIVLQQTPLQARLHPGSSTPSLCLACPLSCAPMIVDLNTGNTTLLKVSVSETSNGLIPPSRNKSSDGITSFTPTAACFNKYGTLVYLGNSKGEILVIDYKNGEVRAVVPITGGSVVKNIVFSRNGQYLLTNSNDRVIRIYENLLPLKDEVRTLDELNENCGDVNNSEKLKAIGSKCLILFREFQDAITKVHWKAPCFSGDGEWVVGGSACKGEHKIYIWDRAGHLVKILEGPKEALIDLAWHPVHPFVVSVSLNGFVYIWAKDYTENWSAFAPDFKELEENEEYVEREDEFDLIPDTEKVKGPDVNEDEEVDIVSVEKDATFSDSDMSQEELCFLPATPSRDPLEQQDKCAESSSKLLDSNNTGSPSEEAGPNGLMMNHASSLLEDDAGRFKRKRKPSEKVLELQAEKVKKSSKSSKLAKPKSKSLVDQDNGNSFHGDGISDE from the exons ATGATGAACGCCTCCATCATTG ATCCGTTGCAGGGTGATTTCCCAGAAGTCATAGAGGAGTATTTGGAACATGGCTGTATGAAATGCATTGCCTTTAATCGCCGTGGTACCCTTCTCGCAG CTGGGTGCAATGATGGAAGTTGTGTTATTTGGGATTTCGAAACAAGAGGCATCTCTAAGATTCTTCATGATAATGAATGTTCTTCCCCCATAACCAGCATCTGTTGGTCAAAGTATGGTCATCGAATTCTGGTATCTGCTGCTGACAAATCATTAATTTTGTGGGATGTTATGAGTGGTAAGAAGATAACACGAATAGTTTTGCAACAAACCCCTCTACAAGCGCGTCTTCATCCAGGATCTTCAACACCATCTCTTTGCTTAGCATGTCCTCTTTCATGTGCTCCTATGATTGTTGACCTGAATACAGGAAACACAACTTTGCTTAAGGTTTCTGTGTCAGAGACAAGCAATGGACTAATCCCTCCCTCACGCAATAAGTCTTCTGATGGAATCACCTCCTTTACACCAACCGCTGCTTGTTTTAACAAGTACGGGACTCTGGTTTATTTGGGAAACTCAAAAGGTGAAATTCTTGTTATTGATTACAAAAATGGTGAAGTGCGTGCTGTAGTCCCAATCACTGGTGGTTCTGTTGTAAAGAACATTGTGTTCAGCAGGAATGGGCAGTATCTACTCACGAACTCCAATGATCGAGTAATAAGGATCTATGAAAACCTTCTGCCCCTGAAAGACGAGGTCAGAACCCTTGATGAACTGAATGAGAACTGTGGTGATGTAAATAACAGTGAGAAGTTGAAGGCCATTGggtcaaaatgtttaattttgttcCGTGAATTTCAAGATGCCATCACAAAGGTACACTGGAAAGCCCCTTGTTTCAGTGGTGATGGTGAGTGGGTAGTCGGTGGTTCTGCTTGCAAAGGTGAGCACAAGATTTACATATGGGATAGAGCTGGGCATCTTGTGAAAATCCTTGAAGGACCAAAGGAAGCTCTTATCGATCTAGCATGGCATCCTGTACATCCTTTTGTTGTATCTGTTTCCTTGAATGGCTTTGTTTATATATGGGCAAAAGATTATACCGAGAATTGGAGTGCATTTGCTCCTGACTTCAAGGAGCTTGAGGAAAATGAAGAGTATGTAGAGcgtgaagatgaatttgatctGATTCCTGACACTGAGAAG GTGAAAGGTCCTGATGTAAATGAAGATGAGGAAGTTGACATCGTATCAGTGGAGAAAGATGCCACTTTCAGTGATTCTGATATGTCTCAAGAAGAGCTATGTTTCTTGCCAGCAACCCCTAGTCGTGATCCTCTGGAACAGCAAGACAAGTGTGCAGAAAGTTCTTCAAAGTTGTTGGACAGCAATAACACTGGATCCCCTTCAGAAGAAGCTGGACCAAATGGACTTATGATGAATCACGCATCCAGTCTTCTTGAAG ACGATGCTGGGCGctttaaaagaaagagaaaacctTCAGAGAAGGTGTTGGAATTGCAAGCAGAAAAAGTTAAGAAATCTTCAAAATCAAGCAAATTGGCAAAACCCAAGAGCAAATCTTTGGTTGATCAAGATAATGGTAACAGTTTTCATGGTGATGGGATTTCTGATGAATGA